A single genomic interval of Gallus gallus isolate bGalGal1 chromosome 10, bGalGal1.mat.broiler.GRCg7b, whole genome shotgun sequence harbors:
- the C2CD4A gene encoding C2 calcium-dependent domain-containing protein 4C — protein MWFLDKIRASQGSGNLPRASFLGLPPSQHLLEKARLGAAAFPNVLTPDRIPEFCIPPRLSTAAPAQGPGSRQRHGSGDAHLSSSDHSTSSSLPHFIQVESAEEIPALEEEGTNSDPQSQAALSLPHFPRAPTSYGFCTLLESPHTRRKESIFHGDTCGALPSLTLPRSRANTFGGKGSTSNPIAISFTSVRLPPRHLHRQGACDSDTASSSDSSPFSSPLLSRSPPRSCSLMKARSQEGLLCRALKAKNKSGMARNNSLSTEESSSSDNSPSATRRASEGLLAAQSCSVSCSPLFPLDFAHGRQRMVGESTVAMDKGGVLRLSAEYCSENERLRIRLISAEGLYDDSVEPKNINCCITLSLVPGKTQKQRSTVIKRSRNPIFNEDFFFDGIAEEELLIRSLRMKATNKGCSMKRDYTLGEQELSLMSMLSL, from the coding sequence ATGTGGTTCTTGGACAAGATCAGAGCGTCGCAGGGAAGCGGGAACCTCCCACGTGCCTCCTTCCTGGGCCTGCCACCCAGCCAACACCTGCTAGAAAAAGCCCgcctgggggctgctgcttttcccaacGTGCTCACCCCAGACAGGATCCCGGAATTCTGCATCCCCCCCcggctgagcactgctgctcctgctcaggGCCCCGGCTCCCGCCAGCGCCACGGTTCAGGGGATGCACATCTCAGTTCCTCTGACCACAGCACCAGCTCTTCTTTGCCCCACTTCATCCAGGTGGAAAGTGCTGAAGAGATCCCAGCGCTGGAGGAAGAAGGCACCAACTCAGACCCGCAGTCCCAAGCAGCGCTCTCCCTGCCTCACTTTCCCAGAGCTCCCACTTCCTATGGCTTCTGCACTTTGCTGGAGAGTCCCCACACCAGGAGAAAGGAATCCATCTTCCACGGTGACACATGCGGGGCTCTGCCCAGCCTGACGCTGCCTCGATCCAGAGCTAACACATTCGGTGGCAAAGGGAGCACGTCCAATCCCATTGCTATCAGCTTCACTTCGGTAAGGCTGCCTCCCAGGCACCTGCACAGGCAGGGCGCTTGCGACAGCGACACTGCCTCCTCCAGCGACTCCTCTCCTTTCAGCTCCCCGCTTCTCAGCAGATCGCCTCCCAGATCCTGCTCCTTGATGAAGGCACGAAGTCAGGAAGGATTGCTCTGCCGAGCACTGAAAGCCAAGAACAAATCTGGCATGGCCAGGAATAATTCTCTGTCTACAGAGGAGAGTAGCTCCAGTGATAAcagccccagtgccaccagACGGGCCTCGGAGGGGCTGCTTGCcgcacagagctgcagtgtgtcTTGTTCTCCCCTTTTTCCCCTGGACTTTGCCCATGGCCGGCAGAGAATGGTGGGAGAGAGCACGGTGGCCATGGACAAGGGGGGCGTGCTGAGGCTGTCAGCTGAATActgctcagaaaatgaaaggctgCGGATCCGTCTGATCAGCGCAGAGGGTTTATATGATGACTCTGTAGAGCCCAAGAACATAAACTGCTGCATTACCCTCTCCCTGGTGCCagggaaaacacagaaacagagaagcaCTGTTATAAAGAGAAGCAGGAATCCCATCTTCAATGAGGACTTCTTTTTTGATGGCATTGCAGAAGAAGAGCTCCTCATCCGCTCTCTGAGGATGAAAGCAACAAATAAAGGGTGCAGCATGAAACGGGATTACACCTTAGGTGAACAGGAATTGTCTTTAATGAGTATGTTGTCCTTGTAA